One Camelus bactrianus isolate YW-2024 breed Bactrian camel chromosome 14, ASM4877302v1, whole genome shotgun sequence genomic region harbors:
- the LOC105071366 gene encoding uncharacterized protein LOC105071366 yields MKLLFFKVTGLFLSYLVWTFSIILARSRSWHVWEFDSKIVPIVFIGLWEALYFQKFNVSGSIVELPMHSKINSSWVISDEIWYGQDLMLLANFMMSTVLIFGSVALWVSQIKAPYPGFLQLCYNTAALFLLLSCSCTMISVSWNFTVEFYGETTLDFPITFPVEREMLTKKHFSYVFPLGITTTVLSLLSATMFSCETCPVKRWTLVKPLGVANC; encoded by the coding sequence ATGAAGCTTTTGTTCTTCAAAGTGACGGGCCTTTTTCTTAGTTACTTGGTCTGGACTTTCAGCATAATTCTAGCCAGAAGCAGATCCTGGCACGTGTGGGAGTTTGACAGCAAGATTGTTCCCATTGTGTTCATTGGACTCTGGGAAGctttatattttcagaaatttaatgTCTCTGGCTCAATAGTTGAGTTGCCGATGCATAGCAAGATCAACTCGAGCTGGGTCATTTCGGATGAAATCTGGTATGGGCAGGACCTGATGCTGTTGGCAAATTTTATGATGTCTACAGTCCTGATTTTTGGCTCAGTGGCACTTTGGGTCAGCCAGATCAAGGCCCCATACCCAGGGTTCCTCCAATTGTGCTACAACACTGCTGCCTTGTTCCTTTTACTCAGCTGTAGTTGTACCATGATTTCAGTGAGCTGGAATTTCACTGTGGAATTTTATGGTGAAACCACCCTTGACTTTCCAATTACCTTTCCGGTTGAAAGAGAAATGCTAACAAAGAAGCATTTCTCTTACGTGTTCCCGCTAGGAATCACAACTACTGTCCTCTCGCTGCTGAGCGCCACCATGTTCTCCTGTGAAACATGTCCAGTAAAACGGTGGACACTAGTGAAACCCTTGGGTGTGGCCAACTGTTGA